Below is a window of Arcobacter sp. LA11 DNA.
AAAAACTCTTTTTTATCATTGTCACTTTTATAAAATAAATCTACAACATTTCTTCCTGCGATCTCTTTTCCTAATAATTTTTCACATTCAACTGAATACTCTGCATCTACTATTAAATTATTATCAAAAGATAAAAAACCTTGTTTTGCATTATTAAATAAATCTGCAATTTTCTGTGTTTTTTTAGATAACTCTTCGGTTCTACGTTCTACTCTTTTTTCTAAATCTTTATTTAGAAGAGAAATCTCTTTATCCCTTCTTTTTAACTTTTTGATATTTATTGAAAGAGAAGAAGCCATTTTATTAAAAGCATCTACAAGTTTTTTATATTCGTCATTAAATCTTACTTCAATATTAGTATGCAAATTATTTTTCTTAGTCGAAATTCCTTCAATAGACTTTGTAATATGAGCTAAAGGTTTATTTACTCTTGATAATAAAAGCCAACCAAAACTAAAAAGAAAAAAGGCAACTAATATAAGTATTATAATAATTAAAGAGATAGTATTTTTTGAAGTTTTTTCAAAAGAACCGATTATTTCAGTATTAATTTTCTTAGCAATATTTGATAAAACTTCTATATTTTCAATCAATTCAGTGTTTTTCTCATTTCTACTTAACATAAGATTATCAAGCTCTTTTCTTTGAATAAAAGAAAACTCTTTTAAAGTAATCAAAGAATCTTCTAATTCACCAATTCTAATAATATGTGAAGTCATTTGTAAAACTATATCTTTTAACTCTTTATCATCTAGTCTATTTATAAGATCAGAAACTTTCTTTTCTAAAAAACTTCTAGCCTGTACTATCTTGTTAGTTTTTATATCATTTAAAGTATCATAGCTAGTAGCAATATTTATCTCTCTTGCAATTACAGTTAAGCTAGTAACAGCCTTTTGAAGTTCATTTATATCCCTAGAAATTTTATCTTTATTCCCGATTAGCGCCTGAACCAAATCAGGAATAATATCTTCTAAATTAGATTGCCCATTTTTTAAAGCTTTAGCAAGTTTACGGTTATCTCTTTTATTTTCTAGTTTAATCTTCCCAGAAATTAATTCAGTTAAATTTGTAATAATTTTTAACTCTTTTTCAATTAAGACTAAACTATTTGACAAACTATGATTATAACTAATTATAGAATATGACAACTCACTCATGTTAGTTTTTATTTCAACATACTCATCTAATAATTTTTGTATATTTGATAAAGATTGATTGTAATCTTTTGTATTTATATTAGAAAGTAAATTGATTTTTTCTAATGAAGTCATCTCCTCAAATGAAATTTCATCTATAACATCAAATTCTTTCAAATCTTTTGCTGAGATAATTTTCATTTCAACTTCACTGATATTTCCCATACTATTTAAAATATATTTTGCTTGTTCTTTTAATTTTACAATATCACTTATTGTACTATTAGACTTTTCAATACTTTTGCTTATGTAAATAAAAAGACTACTTATTGAAAGAACAGAAAGCGCCATAGAAAAAAGCCCTAAATAAATGATTTTTTTTATTGAAAAGCTTGAAAATATTTTATCAATAAGTTTAAACATAACTACACCTATTTAAGTTCATTCCATTTTAATTCTACAAATTTATTATTTTTAATAATTGTAGGCCAAATAATATCACTGAACTGATATTTATTTTTATTAAAATCAGACTTCTTTCCTATTCCAATATCTAGATTTTTCATGTTTAAAATTTTATTTATAATATTTTCTGTCGAAATATTTTCTGAAGATAAATCATTTACTGCCAAAGCAAAAAGTTTTGCAACAATATATCCTTCTAAAGAGACAAAGTTAGGTTTTGCATTTGGTAAATACTCTTTTAAATCAATTAAATACTCTTTTACAATTGGTAAATCTGACTCATAAAAAGGAACTACTTGAGTAACGATTACATTGGAAGTTTCTTCTCCAAGTGCATTTTTTAAAGCTTCACTTCCAACAAAAGATACATTTAAAAAGTACGCATTTGGAAAATCTTCTTTTGCAAGCTTTATAAATTTTGCAGCAGGAGCATAAGCACCCACAATAATTACTGCTTTTATATCTTCTAAACTATCTAGAATTGTACTTAAACCATCTTCTACATTTAAAGTATTTCTAGTATATCTTCCATGTTGGATTTTTTTAATACTATGATTTAAACCTCTACTATTTAATGCCCTAACTACCCCAAAATAGCCTGCATTTCCATATCCATCATTTTGAGTAAAAAGTGCTATCTCTTTTGGTTTTATACCAATAGAAAGTAATCCATTAATCATATTTGCAGTTTCTTGTGCATAAGAAGCACGATAATTGATTATATATCTTTCTGGGGGATTTTTACGTAAAACACCTGCTCCTGTAAATGCTCCAAAAAGTAAAGTCTTTTTTTCATTTGCAATAGGAACAGTAACATTTGCAGTAGGAGTTCCTACATTTCCTAATACTGCTAAAACTTTATCTTCTTCAATAAGTTTTCGCATATTTTTTGCAGCAGCCTTTGGTTCATAACCATCATCATAGGCAATTAATTTGAATTTATGTTTAGTATTTGATTTATTGTTTTTATTAAAGTAAGTGAGAATTCCATCTCTTACATTTGTTCCTAACTTCTCAGCAGGACCAGAAAAAGCAGCACTAATTCCAACTTTTATTTCAGAAGAAAAAATAGTTGAAATGGAAAAAATAATTAAAACTAAGATTCTCATAACAAACCCTCATTTTTATATAATTTATTATATCATATAAAAATAAGATTTAAATATTATTTATTATTTTATCCCTCTGCTAGTATTTTAATCTTATTGTTTTTTAACTCAATATAAAGTTCTTTTTTCCCAACAAAAGTGTAATATTTTGTTTTATAATCCTCGTCCATTACGACTTTATACATCTGTTTCTTTAAAGAGTTTGGATAAGGAGTTATATTTATATTTGAAAATTTAATTTTCTTTTTTTCTTTTTTAGAAAAAATTCGTTTTTTATATGCTTTAAACTGATTTATTGTCATACCATCATGTCTTTTAAATGAATTAGAATAAAATTTCAGATAACTATTTATATCTGAAGCTTTCCATGCTTCTCTCCATTTAAAGATTGAAGATAAAATAATACTAATGTCTTCTCTTGAAGCTTTTCTAAAATTCTCATCTGAAATTAACAATATTGATTTATTAAACTCAATATTTTCATCTAATTCTTTTAATCTTGGATTATCTAATGCAATACAACCTTTTGTAAATTCTTCTCGTTCTTCATTTAAAGGCATTCCATGAATCCAAATTCCATGACCTTTTTTATTTAATGTTTTATCAAAAGTATTTGGATATGAAGTTACTAGAGCTAGAGGTCCATAAAATTGGTCTAATTTTGTCAGTTTTTCTGTTAAGTCATATACACCTTCTGGAGTTTTTAAATCACCTTCAACTTGTTTATCTCCATCTTTTTCACCAACTATAACACTATCTCTTAAAACTAAATTATGATTTTTTTTATCAACTTTGTATAAAGCAATTTCCTTTGCACCTTTTTGTGCTAAAATTAGAAACTTCTTTGATTCATAATATCCAAAGTCTACATTTTTATCTGATAAGTATTTTTCCCAGTAATTCTTTGTTGTTAACTCTTTTTCAAGTTGTTCTTTAACAGCATCTAAACCTTGACTTCTATATATATCTACTAAATCTGCAAGCATAATATTAGAAATTATTGTTAAAAATAGTAAAATTTTTTTCACTTAATTCCCCTAATCTTTTATATTGTCTTTAAGTTGCGCATTGTATAATAAATCCTCTAATTTTTATATAAAGAAGAATCGTGAAAAAAATCATTATACTTTTTATTTTTACAGTTACAACACTTTTTTCAGCTATGGTGCAAGAAACAAAATGGCCTAAAGGGGAAACATTTTTAACTTTTCTTGAAAAATATTCAATTCCTCAAAGTCTATATTTTGAGCTTGAGAAAGAAGATAAAGAACTTTGTTCTGAAATAACAGCAGATAGATACTACTATCTTATGGAAAATGAAGATGGTACTTTAAACCAAGTATTAATACCTGTTTCTGAAGAGATACAATTACATATCTACAAAGGCTCAGATGACAAATATAAGTTCAAAACTATGCCTATTAGTTATCAAGAATATACTGAAACTATTGCAATCCCAATTAAAACATCTGTTTCTGACGAATTACAAAAGGCCACTGGTTCAGCCGCATTAGCTGCGCACTTAAAGGCTATGTTTAAAGCTTCTGCAAACTTTAGAAGAATGCAAAAGAATGATTTTATTGCAGTAAAATATACTCAAAAATCTTTATTAGGTAAACCTTTTGGTCAACCTGATATAAAAGCTGCAATGGTAGAAATCTCAGGAAAGAAGTTTTATAGAATAAAAAATGAAAAAGATGATAAATATTATGATGAAAAAGGTAAAGCATTTACCAAAACTTACTTTTTTAAGATACCATTAACATATAAAAGAATTTCTAGTCCTTTTACAAAAAAAAGATGGCATCCTGTATTAAAAAGATATAGAGCTCATTTAGGAACAGATTTTGCTGCACCAAGAGGAAGAAAAATTTATGCAGCAGGTGACGGAAGAATAGAGTTTATTGGTAGACGAGGAGGATATGGTAAAACAATTATCATAAGACATCCAAACGGATACAAAACACTTTATGCTCATCAAAATAAATTTAGAGGTGGATTAAAAAGAGGTTCTAGAGTTAAAAGAGGTCAACATATTGGTTATGTAGGAAATACAGGACTTAGTTCAGGTCCACATTTACATTTAGGATTATATAAAAATGGTCGAGCTGTAAATCCAATGAAAGTAATTAGAAAACCTGAAACTAAAGGTTTAAAAGGAAAGAATAAAAAAACTTTCTTAGCAAATACAAAAATTATAATAAATAAACTTAACAATGAAGTAGAGAGTGAGAATAGAAAAAGTGCAACAAGACTTGATAGATTAACTTCTACAAGTGAACTAAATTCAAATAAAGATATATAATGCCAAATGAAAATGCTATAAAAGATCCTATTAAACTTCTTGGGAAGATCAATGAACTACATCCTAGTGATATAGCATATTCATTAAAAAAGATTGAACAAAAAAGCGAAGAAGATTTTTTTCATGTAATTAAACAACTTCCTGAAGATATTTTAGGAGAGGTGATTCTTGAGTTACCAGAAAACTTAAGAGAAGATGTATATGAAGAGCTTTCTATTGAAAAACTTACAGATGCTGTTGATGAGCTTGAATCAGATGATGCAACAGATATCATTCAAGAAATTGAAGAATTAGATGAAGAAAAAGCAAAAGAGATTTTTGAAGGTCTTGAAGAAGAAGACCAGCAAGAAATTGATTGGCTAAAAAGATATGAAGAAGACGAAGCTGGTTCATATATGCAAACTGAGCTTTTTTCTGCAAATTTAAATGAAACAATTCAAGAATCAATTACAAGATTAAAAAAAGGAAAAGCTGAAGATGAATTAGAAAACATTCATCAAGTTTTTATTGTAAATGAAGATAATAGATTAATTGCTTCTATTTTATTAGAAGATTTAATTATTTTTGATTTTGAAAAAACGTATGAACAAATAATAAATGCACATGAAGAAAATCGTTTTAAACCTTTTGTCGTTCAAGATAAAGATGATATTGATGATGTAGCAAAACAGTTTGAAAAATATGATCTGAGTGTTGTTGCAGTAATTGGTTATCAAGATATGCTTATGGGAAGAATTACTTCTGATGATATTTTAGATGTAATTGAAGAAAATGCAACAGAACAAATGTATCAATTAGCAGGGGTTGATGACGATTTTGAGCATGAAGATAATCTTTTTACAACTGCTAGAAAAAGGGCTTTATGGTTATTTTTAAACCTTGGAACTGCCATTTTAGCATCCCTAGTAATCGGAATTTTTGATGAAACAATTGAATCTTATGTAGCATTGGCAATTCTTATGCCTATAGTTGCTTCTATGGGTGGAAATGCAGGGACTCAGACACTAGCAGTAATGGTAAGACAGCTTGCTTTAGGAGACATTGACTTTGATAATAGTAAAGATGCTATAAAAAAAGAAGTTTTTATATCCTTATTTAATGGGCTTTTATTTGCAATTCTAATTGGGATAATAGCTTGGGTTTGGTTTAATACTGCAATGCTTGGTCTTGTAATTGCAATGTCAATGGTTATAAATTTATTTAGTGCAGGTTTTTTTGGAGCTTCTATTCCATTGGTATTAAAAAAATTTGATATTGACCCAGCTATTGGAAGTACTGTACTATTAACTACGGTTACAGATATTGTTGGATTTTTTAGTTTCTTAATGCTTGCAAAAGTAATTCTTCTTTAATTTAACAAAAAGTCTAATAATTAGCTTATACCTCTTCCAATAATAACTAAATTAAGATATAATTAAGAATCTTAATTTAAAGAGACTGTGTGCAGAAATATACAAAAATTTTTATAATCTTTGCAATATTAACTATAAATCTTATCGGCTTAAAATTTTACTTAGATATAAAAGATATAAAAGAACTTAAAAATATGGTAGTCAAAGATGAAGCAAAAGCCCTTACTGCTTTATTTCTATCATTTAGAGAAACTTACCAAAATATCTTTATAGAGAAACATATACAAATTGATGAAAAGACAATTAACTTATTACCTGTAAGGACTAATGATGCTATATCAAGTACTTTTTCAAAAATTGTAGGGGATAAAATTACTATCCGTACAGTATCTGACAGACCAAGAAATATCAAAAATAAAGCAAATAATAATGAAATGAATATTATAGATTTCTTCAATAAAAATTCTGATAAAGAATCATATTTTAAAGCAGAAGAAAATGCTACATTTTATTATGCTCAACCTTTATATATTACAGATTCATGTTTAAAATGTCATGGTAAAAAAACTGAAGCATTAGAAACAATTAGAGATAGATATGACAATGCATACAACTATAAGATTGGTGATTTAAGAGGAATTGTTAGTATTAAAGTTACAAAAAAAGATATTGTAGAAAAAATTGATAACAATTTTTATAGAGATTTAAAAACCACTATCATTTTATATATTTTATTTCTTATAGCAATTTATTTAATAATAAGAATTATAATAAAAAATGAACAACAAGATGCAAACATTTTAAAAAATAAAGTAGATGAGCAAGTTAAACAATTAAGAGAACAAGATAATACACTTTTACAACAATCAAAAATGGCAGAAATGGGAGAAATGATTGGAAACATTGCTCACCAGTGGAGACAACCTTTAAGTGCAATATCTACAAGTGCTAGTGGAATAAAATTAAAAAATGAATTTGATACTCTTGATGATGATTATTTAAACGGTTCTCTTGATAGTATAGTTAAAAGTACTCAATATCTTTCTCAAACAATTGACGACTTTAGAAACTTTATAAAAGGAGATAAAGATAAAAGAGTATTTAAACTTAGTGACAATATCCATACAGACTTAGAAATACTAAAAGGAATGCTAAAACATAATGAAATTAAAATTGAGTTAGAAATCGAAGAAAACTTAGAAATAGAAAGTTATCCAAATGAATTAACTCAAATTATTATTAATATAGTTAATAACTCTAAAGATGCATTAACAGAAAATAAAATTAAGAATAAATATATTTTCATTAATGCAAAAAAAATAGAAAACAAATATATTCAAATTTCAATAAGAGATAATGCAAATGGAATACCTCTTGATATAATTGATAAGATTTTCGATCCATATTTCACAACTAAACATCAATCTCAAGGAACAGGACTAGGTCTTTATATGACACATAGAATAGTAAAAGAGAGTTTAAAAGGTGAAATAGCTGCTAAAAATATTACCTTTAATTACGAAGGAGAAAATTATACTGGCGCTGAATTTATAATTAAGTTACCTCACAAGATAAAGTAACTAAAATATACTATTAAAATATATTATGTAGTTATATTTTATAATAAAGGTAACATATGAAGAATTCTTCATCAGCTTTTTTTATTTCATTAATTTATTTTCTAATTAGCTTGATATTGCTTCTTTTCTCTGATGAACTTCTATTTTTAATTACTAAAAACCCAGAAACAATTGCAAATTTACAAGATATGAAAGCTTGGATTTTTATTATAATAAGTTCTATTTTTATATATTTTATGATCAAACTCCTAACTAAAAAACATGAAAAAAGTAAAGATGAACTTGAAAAAATTTTCAATTCTCTAGCTTCTCCAACTATGCTATTTAATGAAGATGGCAAAATACTTATGATAAATAAAATCTTCGAAGAATTAACAGGTTATAAATATAAAGAAATTGACACAATAGAAAAATGGACAAGGAAAGCTTATGGAGAAAAAGCTTTAGAAGTTAAGGAAATTATTAATTCACTATATTCAGTTGATGATATAGTAGATGCAGGTGTTTTCCAAATAATGACAAAAAATGATAAAAAAATTTGCTGGCATTTTAATACTGCTCCTTTTGGAATAAAAAATGGAAAAAGAACTATTATAGCAACCGCATTAGATGTAACTGAATTAAAAGAAAAAGAAAAGATGATGATTCAACAATCTAAAATGGCTGCAATGGGTGAGATTTTAGAAAATATAGCACACCAATGGAGACAACCATTATCTACAATATCTACTGCCTCTACAGGGATTAAGCTACAAAATGAACATGGTATCTTAACAAATGAAATTATTACAGAATCTATGGATATGATAAATAAATCAGCACAACATTTATCTAAAACAATAGATGATTTTAGAGGTTTTTTTAAACCTGATCAAAAAAAAGAATTTTTCAAAGTTAAACATACTTTTGAAAAAATCATTATGATTATTGGAAATAAGTTTGATGGAGAAAAAATCAATTTTATTTCAGAGATAGAAGATTTTCAAATTTTAAATTATAACAATGCTTTAATACAAGTTTTAATCAATATATTTACAAACTCAAAAGATGTATTCAATGAAAAAAAGATAAAGGATAGATTTATATTTGTTGATGTATCAAGTGATGAATACTCTGCAACTATACAAATAAAAGACAATGCAGGAGGAATTTCAAGTAAAATTATTGATAAAGTATTCGAACCCTACTTTACTACAAAACATCAAGCACAAGGGACAGGAATTGGTCTTTATATGAGTGAAGAACTCATTACCAAACACATGAAAGGTAAAATAAAAGTTGAAAATAGTAAATTTTTATATGATGGTAAAAAATATAGTGGAGCATTATTTACAATAACACTACCACTTAAAATTTAATATTGTTTTTTATTTATGTAAAGACTGCGCTACAATAGATAAAAACTCATCTTTTGTTTTTTTCTCTTTTTTAAATAATCCTCTTAAAGCAGAGGTTACTGTTGTAGAGCATATTTTTTCAACACCCCTCATCTCCATACACATATGTCTTGCATCAATCATAACTGCGACACCTTTAGGATTTAGAGTTTCATGTAATGCATCACAAATTTGTTCTGTCATCTGCTCTTGTATTTGTAATCTTCTTGCAAAAACATCAACTATTCTAGGAATTTTTGAAAGTCCAACTACTTTTCCATTTGGAATATATGCAATATGTGCCTTACCTATTATTGGTAACATATGATGTTCACACATAGAATAAAACTCAATATCTTTTATTACTACCATTTCATCATTTGAACTTGTAAAAAGTGCTTGATTAATAATCTCTTTTGGATCTTTATTATATCCACTACACATAAACTCAAATGCTTTTCTAACTCTACTTGGAGTTTTTTCTAAACCTTCTCTATTTATATCTTCACCAATATACTCTAAAATACTTTTAATAGAATCTTCAAATTTTAATTCTTTATCCATAAGTTTTCCTCTTAAACTTTTAACATATCTCCCATACTCCAAATAGGAACAAAAACTGCAAGAATTATCCATACAATTAAGCTCGTAATTATTATAAAAAATATAGGTTCTATCATTTGAGAAAATAGTTTTAACTTTTCATCAAATCTTGTCTTATATATGCTTTTTATCTCTTTAATAGTTATATCCAATGAATTTGTAAGTTCACCGGTTCTTATTAAACTTAATGCCACATCATCAAAGAGATTTACTTGAGTAAATGCCCAATGAATACTTCTACCACTTTTTAATAAGTTTTCTATTTGCGTAATTCTATCTAAAAGGTATTTATTATTCATTAAAACCTTTGCTCTTGAAATAGATTCATTAATCTCATATTTACTACTAAGTAATAAATCAATA
It encodes the following:
- a CDS encoding PAS domain-containing sensor histidine kinase, encoding MKNSSSAFFISLIYFLISLILLLFSDELLFLITKNPETIANLQDMKAWIFIIISSIFIYFMIKLLTKKHEKSKDELEKIFNSLASPTMLFNEDGKILMINKIFEELTGYKYKEIDTIEKWTRKAYGEKALEVKEIINSLYSVDDIVDAGVFQIMTKNDKKICWHFNTAPFGIKNGKRTIIATALDVTELKEKEKMMIQQSKMAAMGEILENIAHQWRQPLSTISTASTGIKLQNEHGILTNEIITESMDMINKSAQHLSKTIDDFRGFFKPDQKKEFFKVKHTFEKIIMIIGNKFDGEKINFISEIEDFQILNYNNALIQVLINIFTNSKDVFNEKKIKDRFIFVDVSSDEYSATIQIKDNAGGISSKIIDKVFEPYFTTKHQAQGTGIGLYMSEELITKHMKGKIKVENSKFLYDGKKYSGALFTITLPLKI
- a CDS encoding murein L,D-transpeptidase family protein; this encodes MKKILLFLTIISNIMLADLVDIYRSQGLDAVKEQLEKELTTKNYWEKYLSDKNVDFGYYESKKFLILAQKGAKEIALYKVDKKNHNLVLRDSVIVGEKDGDKQVEGDLKTPEGVYDLTEKLTKLDQFYGPLALVTSYPNTFDKTLNKKGHGIWIHGMPLNEEREEFTKGCIALDNPRLKELDENIEFNKSILLISDENFRKASREDISIILSSIFKWREAWKASDINSYLKFYSNSFKRHDGMTINQFKAYKKRIFSKKEKKKIKFSNINITPYPNSLKKQMYKVVMDEDYKTKYYTFVGKKELYIELKNNKIKILAEG
- the folE gene encoding GTP cyclohydrolase I FolE — its product is MDKELKFEDSIKSILEYIGEDINREGLEKTPSRVRKAFEFMCSGYNKDPKEIINQALFTSSNDEMVVIKDIEFYSMCEHHMLPIIGKAHIAYIPNGKVVGLSKIPRIVDVFARRLQIQEQMTEQICDALHETLNPKGVAVMIDARHMCMEMRGVEKICSTTVTSALRGLFKKEKKTKDEFLSIVAQSLHK
- a CDS encoding peptidoglycan DD-metalloendopeptidase family protein; protein product: MKKIIILFIFTVTTLFSAMVQETKWPKGETFLTFLEKYSIPQSLYFELEKEDKELCSEITADRYYYLMENEDGTLNQVLIPVSEEIQLHIYKGSDDKYKFKTMPISYQEYTETIAIPIKTSVSDELQKATGSAALAAHLKAMFKASANFRRMQKNDFIAVKYTQKSLLGKPFGQPDIKAAMVEISGKKFYRIKNEKDDKYYDEKGKAFTKTYFFKIPLTYKRISSPFTKKRWHPVLKRYRAHLGTDFAAPRGRKIYAAGDGRIEFIGRRGGYGKTIIIRHPNGYKTLYAHQNKFRGGLKRGSRVKRGQHIGYVGNTGLSSGPHLHLGLYKNGRAVNPMKVIRKPETKGLKGKNKKTFLANTKIIINKLNNEVESENRKSATRLDRLTSTSELNSNKDI
- the mgtE gene encoding magnesium transporter — translated: MPNENAIKDPIKLLGKINELHPSDIAYSLKKIEQKSEEDFFHVIKQLPEDILGEVILELPENLREDVYEELSIEKLTDAVDELESDDATDIIQEIEELDEEKAKEIFEGLEEEDQQEIDWLKRYEEDEAGSYMQTELFSANLNETIQESITRLKKGKAEDELENIHQVFIVNEDNRLIASILLEDLIIFDFEKTYEQIINAHEENRFKPFVVQDKDDIDDVAKQFEKYDLSVVAVIGYQDMLMGRITSDDILDVIEENATEQMYQLAGVDDDFEHEDNLFTTARKRALWLFLNLGTAILASLVIGIFDETIESYVALAILMPIVASMGGNAGTQTLAVMVRQLALGDIDFDNSKDAIKKEVFISLFNGLLFAILIGIIAWVWFNTAMLGLVIAMSMVINLFSAGFFGASIPLVLKKFDIDPAIGSTVLLTTVTDIVGFFSFLMLAKVILL
- a CDS encoding DUF3365 domain-containing protein produces the protein MQKYTKIFIIFAILTINLIGLKFYLDIKDIKELKNMVVKDEAKALTALFLSFRETYQNIFIEKHIQIDEKTINLLPVRTNDAISSTFSKIVGDKITIRTVSDRPRNIKNKANNNEMNIIDFFNKNSDKESYFKAEENATFYYAQPLYITDSCLKCHGKKTEALETIRDRYDNAYNYKIGDLRGIVSIKVTKKDIVEKIDNNFYRDLKTTIILYILFLIAIYLIIRIIIKNEQQDANILKNKVDEQVKQLREQDNTLLQQSKMAEMGEMIGNIAHQWRQPLSAISTSASGIKLKNEFDTLDDDYLNGSLDSIVKSTQYLSQTIDDFRNFIKGDKDKRVFKLSDNIHTDLEILKGMLKHNEIKIELEIEENLEIESYPNELTQIIINIVNNSKDALTENKIKNKYIFINAKKIENKYIQISIRDNANGIPLDIIDKIFDPYFTTKHQSQGTGLGLYMTHRIVKESLKGEIAAKNITFNYEGENYTGAEFIIKLPHKIK
- a CDS encoding ATP-binding protein, which encodes MFKLIDKIFSSFSIKKIIYLGLFSMALSVLSISSLFIYISKSIEKSNSTISDIVKLKEQAKYILNSMGNISEVEMKIISAKDLKEFDVIDEISFEEMTSLEKINLLSNINTKDYNQSLSNIQKLLDEYVEIKTNMSELSYSIISYNHSLSNSLVLIEKELKIITNLTELISGKIKLENKRDNRKLAKALKNGQSNLEDIIPDLVQALIGNKDKISRDINELQKAVTSLTVIAREINIATSYDTLNDIKTNKIVQARSFLEKKVSDLINRLDDKELKDIVLQMTSHIIRIGELEDSLITLKEFSFIQRKELDNLMLSRNEKNTELIENIEVLSNIAKKINTEIIGSFEKTSKNTISLIIIILILVAFFLFSFGWLLLSRVNKPLAHITKSIEGISTKKNNLHTNIEVRFNDEYKKLVDAFNKMASSLSINIKKLKRRDKEISLLNKDLEKRVERRTEELSKKTQKIADLFNNAKQGFLSFDNNLIVDAEYSVECEKLLGKEIAGRNVVDLFYKSDNDKKEFFYQTLEDIFNEENDVIQNSYISLLQKEFILNKRALTVEYKRLNDSKIMLIITNITAQKKLERRIKNEQQILKMIVTIVSDPEQFYEVLNEFRTFEANKLKIFDLNNSSLFNLSETYRDIHTFKGLFAQLYMSNIVKKLHTFESEISEHIKDKDFSNDNLKNLLERNNFYSWLENDLEVISSILGDTFIDEESHIKINEKSVIKLEEKISDYCKIDKKHANNYEDLLNETQKLRSRTLYQALQVYPRLCVDLADKLNKQIYPFKILGDETIILPPNFKPFIKSLIHVFRNLIDHGIEDVERRLELNKNENGSIVCSFKIEDDSLVILVSDDGGGISKEKIKEKVIEAGMLSLEEFDKMNDERVFGLIFYESFSTSEKITDISGRGIGLSAVKNELVKIKGNVEIKSIIDEGTTFIFKLPYKREGMRNV
- a CDS encoding ABC transporter substrate-binding protein, whose protein sequence is MRILVLIIFSISTIFSSEIKVGISAAFSGPAEKLGTNVRDGILTYFNKNNKSNTKHKFKLIAYDDGYEPKAAAKNMRKLIEEDKVLAVLGNVGTPTANVTVPIANEKKTLLFGAFTGAGVLRKNPPERYIINYRASYAQETANMINGLLSIGIKPKEIALFTQNDGYGNAGYFGVVRALNSRGLNHSIKKIQHGRYTRNTLNVEDGLSTILDSLEDIKAVIIVGAYAPAAKFIKLAKEDFPNAYFLNVSFVGSEALKNALGEETSNVIVTQVVPFYESDLPIVKEYLIDLKEYLPNAKPNFVSLEGYIVAKLFALAVNDLSSENISTENIINKILNMKNLDIGIGKKSDFNKNKYQFSDIIWPTIIKNNKFVELKWNELK